From Deltaproteobacteria bacterium, a single genomic window includes:
- the trkA gene encoding Trk system potassium transporter TrkA, with the protein MEILVIGAGEVGFNIAERLSRENKNVVVIDSSEANLQRIKDSLDIKTVCGSGSNPKTLLEAGLKQADILIAVTNSDEVNMIACLIAGSQSKVPIKIARIRNPEYSENTTILDKDHLDINLAISPEREAAKVILKTQDVPHASSVSEFLDGKVKLFSLKMRSPSPVEGKALKDISFLHPGENVLVPAIYRDGRIIIAHGQDVIKGDDEIFVVTESDNVNKVVSLFGFEAETIKRVMIAGGGNIGFYLAGNLEKRGLSVKILERNEERCEKLASDLSRTVVLKGDTSDQTILKEENIANVDCFIAVTNDDEANILSSLLAKQMGAKKVITLVNRAGYIPLMSTVGIDVAVSPRLSTVSGILQHVRKGKVLSVTSIHEENAEAIEVIALDTSDIVNKPLKDIKGPGGAIIGAIEREGKVIIPKGDDIILPGDRVLIFTLRSSIPDVEKALTVKVEFF; encoded by the coding sequence ATGGAAATTCTTGTAATAGGCGCCGGCGAAGTCGGCTTTAACATTGCTGAAAGGCTTTCCCGGGAAAATAAAAATGTTGTCGTCATCGATTCCAGTGAGGCAAATCTTCAACGAATAAAGGATAGCCTTGATATTAAAACGGTCTGTGGAAGCGGCAGTAATCCCAAGACATTACTTGAGGCGGGCCTTAAACAGGCCGATATACTTATCGCCGTTACAAATAGTGATGAAGTCAATATGATTGCCTGTCTTATTGCCGGTTCTCAATCGAAGGTTCCCATTAAAATTGCCCGCATCAGAAATCCTGAATACTCGGAAAATACAACCATTCTCGATAAGGACCATCTCGATATTAATCTTGCCATCAGCCCGGAAAGAGAGGCAGCCAAAGTTATTCTCAAAACGCAGGATGTTCCCCATGCAAGCTCTGTATCAGAGTTTCTCGACGGCAAGGTCAAGCTTTTTAGTCTGAAAATGCGTTCCCCCTCTCCTGTTGAAGGAAAGGCATTGAAGGATATCTCCTTTCTTCATCCCGGGGAGAATGTTCTTGTCCCGGCAATTTACAGGGATGGCAGGATTATCATTGCCCATGGACAGGACGTTATTAAAGGTGATGATGAAATTTTTGTTGTTACGGAAAGTGATAATGTCAACAAGGTTGTCAGTCTCTTCGGTTTTGAGGCAGAAACGATCAAGAGGGTAATGATTGCAGGCGGCGGTAATATCGGTTTTTACCTGGCCGGCAATCTTGAAAAAAGAGGACTTAGCGTCAAGATATTAGAACGAAATGAGGAAAGGTGTGAAAAGCTGGCATCTGATTTGTCCAGGACAGTCGTTCTTAAGGGGGATACTTCGGACCAGACCATTCTCAAGGAGGAGAACATTGCCAATGTGGATTGCTTCATCGCTGTTACCAATGATGATGAAGCCAATATCCTCTCGTCGCTTCTGGCCAAACAGATGGGCGCAAAGAAAGTAATTACCCTTGTTAACAGGGCCGGTTATATTCCTCTCATGTCTACCGTTGGAATTGATGTGGCTGTCAGCCCGAGACTGTCCACGGTGAGCGGTATTCTGCAACATGTGAGAAAAGGCAAGGTCCTGTCCGTGACCTCTATCCATGAGGAAAATGCAGAAGCAATAGAGGTGATTGCGCTTGATACCTCTGATATTGTAAACAAACCGCTCAAGGATATTAAAGGTCCCGGGGGCGCCATAATAGGGGCCATTGAGAGGGAGGGCAAGGTGATTATTCCAAAGGGGGATGATATTATTCTTCCCGGTGACAGAGTTTTAATATTTACACTTCGTTCTTCTATTCCCGACGTTGAAAAAGCGTTAACTGTTAAAGTTGAGTTTTTTTAG
- a CDS encoding response regulator has product MAQYNILVVDDSPTMRQLIVFALKRLRDVSITEANDGVDGLKKISSAKFDLVLTDINMPVMDGLKLVSLIRGDATHKEVPIVVITTEGGQEDKDRAMALGASSYITKPIQANNVMTVVKELLNIS; this is encoded by the coding sequence ATGGCTCAATATAACATACTCGTTGTTGATGATTCACCGACTATGAGGCAACTCATAGTGTTTGCTTTGAAGAGACTGAGAGATGTCAGTATTACGGAAGCGAACGATGGTGTTGACGGTTTGAAAAAAATATCGAGTGCCAAGTTTGACCTGGTTCTGACAGACATTAATATGCCCGTCATGGATGGACTGAAACTGGTCAGCCTCATAAGAGGTGATGCAACCCATAAAGAAGTTCCTATTGTTGTTATTACAACGGAGGGAGGCCAGGAAGATAAGGACAGGGCCATGGCGCTCGGCGCCAGTTCTTATATTACCAAGCCTATCCAGGCAAATAATGTGATGACTGTTGTCAAGGAACTGCTGAATATTTCCTGA
- a CDS encoding protein-glutamate O-methyltransferase CheR — protein MSEVEFYAIRDFINGQCGLYFEISSKYLLEKRLSRRVHEHQLNSFREYHYYLLYDKDKAEELNRIVDILTTNETYFLREEYQLKAFKDEILPELTEKKNDKTIRIWSAGCSTGEEPYTIAMLLIESRLFNNWKVEVIGSDISQRVLQVARRGGYAGSSFRVMPDFYKDRFFYKGEEGRLYINDEVKEKVTFGKLNLLDSQKINLIPEMDIIFCRNVIIYFDIETKKKVIENFYRKLSDGGYLLLGHSESLMNITTSFKLKHLKNDMVYQKPELTAYADHTVKEAVE, from the coding sequence ATGTCGGAAGTAGAGTTCTATGCAATAAGGGACTTTATCAACGGTCAATGCGGCCTTTATTTTGAAATCTCCTCAAAATATCTTCTGGAAAAAAGACTTTCAAGGCGAGTTCATGAACATCAGTTAAACAGCTTCAGGGAATATCATTACTACCTCCTTTATGATAAAGACAAGGCCGAAGAACTCAACAGGATCGTCGATATTCTGACGACAAATGAAACCTATTTTTTGCGGGAGGAATATCAGCTCAAGGCATTTAAGGATGAAATCCTTCCTGAACTGACTGAGAAAAAAAACGATAAGACTATCAGGATATGGAGCGCCGGGTGCTCCACCGGAGAAGAACCCTATACGATAGCCATGCTGCTCATTGAATCCCGTCTTTTTAATAACTGGAAAGTCGAGGTTATCGGGAGTGACATCTCTCAGAGGGTACTCCAGGTTGCGAGACGGGGGGGCTACGCCGGTTCCTCCTTCAGAGTCATGCCCGACTTTTACAAAGATCGCTTTTTTTATAAAGGGGAAGAGGGCAGACTGTATATTAATGATGAAGTGAAGGAAAAGGTGACTTTTGGGAAGCTTAACCTTCTTGATTCACAAAAAATTAATCTTATTCCTGAGATGGACATAATATTTTGCCGGAATGTCATTATTTATTTTGATATTGAAACCAAAAAGAAGGTCATCGAAAATTTTTATCGAAAGTTGTCTGATGGCGGTTACCTGCTGCTGGGCCATTCCGAATCGTTAATGAATATTACCACTTCATTTAAGTTGAAGCACCTGAAAAACGATATGGTTTACCAGAAGCCGGAACTGACGGCTTATGCTGATCATACTGTGAAAGAGGCTGTTGAATGA
- a CDS encoding zinc-ribbon domain-containing protein, giving the protein MIINCPNCKATFNVSAEKIPDGGGKLRCFKCKEVFLVKGGGPDNGDNEKHTVVIANESKAFCQTVSDLLDESGIHPEIAYDGEEALRKIRELRPAVVLLDVALPKVFGFEVCETVKSDKDLAPIKVILIAAIYDKTKYKRNPDSLYGADDYIEKHHIHDRLVDKIWALTDEKGALPAQSHVAPDPVVAAETEKEVSKSSSEENGEDHEKASRLARIIVSDIALYNEQLVNEGIKNNNFYDLLKDDIEEGRKLFIQRVPKEIREKKDYLKESLDEFIDSHGKTL; this is encoded by the coding sequence ATGATCATAAACTGTCCTAATTGCAAGGCAACATTCAATGTAAGCGCAGAAAAAATTCCGGATGGTGGTGGTAAGCTCAGGTGTTTCAAATGTAAAGAGGTATTTTTGGTTAAGGGGGGGGGACCTGATAATGGCGACAATGAAAAGCATACCGTTGTCATTGCCAATGAAAGTAAGGCTTTTTGCCAAACTGTCTCCGACCTCCTCGATGAAAGCGGAATACATCCGGAAATCGCCTATGACGGTGAGGAAGCGCTCCGTAAGATCAGGGAGTTGAGACCTGCTGTCGTACTGCTCGATGTGGCCCTTCCCAAGGTATTTGGTTTCGAGGTTTGTGAAACCGTTAAATCTGATAAAGATCTTGCCCCAATAAAGGTAATACTTATTGCAGCCATTTACGATAAAACCAAGTATAAAAGAAATCCCGACTCATTATATGGCGCTGATGACTATATAGAAAAGCATCACATTCATGATCGGCTCGTTGATAAAATATGGGCCCTTACCGATGAGAAGGGCGCCTTGCCTGCTCAAAGCCACGTGGCGCCCGATCCTGTCGTTGCTGCGGAAACAGAAAAAGAGGTCAGTAAATCCTCTTCCGAAGAGAATGGTGAGGACCATGAAAAGGCAAGCCGTCTTGCGCGAATCATCGTCTCTGATATAGCGCTTTATAATGAACAGCTGGTCAACGAAGGCATTAAGAATAATAACTTTTATGATTTGCTGAAAGATGACATAGAAGAGGGCCGAAAGCTTTTCATACAAAGAGTACCCAAGGAAATCAGGGAAAAAAAGGACTATCTGAAAGAATCTCTCGATGAATTTATAGACAGCCATGGAAAGACGCTCTAA
- a CDS encoding TrkH family potassium uptake protein gives MQVIFLLHNMSLLIFFLGLSMSLPLTVSLIYGEQDFSAFLTSLVACMLFGSLLFLFTRRPKREISHREGFAIVAVGWIIVAFFGALPYFLSGALASFTDAFFESASGFTTTGATVVTNIEALNHATLMWRCFTQWLGGMGIILLSIAILPLLGVGGMQLYKAEVPGPVTDKLKPRIGETAKILWKVYLLFTFVEFILLRAGGMGFYDAVCHSFSTMATGGFSTKNLSVEAYNSAYIDGVITFFMLLAGTNFALHYQFLKGNFKALIKDEEFRFYLLIIIFSVVLVMVGLVLFDGHGSLHAFRLASFQVVSIMTTTGFSSVDFEQWTDAGKYFLLVLMFVGGCAGSTGGSIKVVRIYLLLKQGYRELYRLIHPHAVVHVKFNKGKVSPEVMDAILGFFFLYMILTVFAIVIMSFLGLDMMSAITSVAASIGNIGPGLGTVGPSDNFSAIPGFGKWILSFCMIMGRLELYTLLILFIPEFWRK, from the coding sequence GTGCAAGTCATTTTTCTTTTACACAACATGAGCCTGCTCATTTTCTTTCTGGGCCTTTCCATGTCTTTGCCCCTTACCGTATCGTTAATCTATGGTGAACAGGACTTTAGCGCCTTTTTGACTTCCCTTGTTGCCTGCATGCTCTTCGGTTCCCTTCTCTTCCTATTTACCAGAAGGCCTAAAAGGGAGATCAGCCACAGGGAAGGCTTTGCCATTGTTGCCGTCGGCTGGATTATAGTCGCTTTTTTCGGAGCCTTACCCTATTTTTTGTCAGGCGCCCTGGCTAGTTTTACGGATGCCTTTTTCGAGTCTGCCTCCGGTTTTACAACGACCGGCGCAACGGTTGTTACCAATATTGAGGCATTAAACCATGCTACCTTGATGTGGCGATGTTTTACCCAGTGGCTCGGCGGGATGGGAATTATTCTCCTGTCCATTGCTATTCTGCCCCTGCTCGGTGTTGGCGGCATGCAGCTATACAAGGCGGAAGTGCCCGGACCGGTAACGGATAAGTTAAAACCGAGAATAGGGGAAACGGCAAAGATATTATGGAAAGTTTATCTCCTTTTTACTTTTGTCGAATTTATTCTCTTAAGGGCCGGTGGAATGGGTTTCTATGATGCCGTTTGTCATAGCTTTTCCACGATGGCAACGGGAGGGTTTTCAACCAAAAATCTAAGTGTTGAAGCTTATAACAGCGCTTATATTGATGGGGTTATTACCTTTTTTATGCTTCTTGCGGGAACCAACTTTGCGCTGCACTATCAATTTCTTAAGGGTAACTTTAAGGCACTCATCAAAGATGAGGAATTCAGGTTTTATCTTCTCATCATAATCTTTTCCGTTGTTCTTGTCATGGTGGGCCTTGTTCTCTTTGACGGTCATGGATCGCTTCATGCATTTCGCCTTGCTTCTTTCCAGGTTGTGTCCATCATGACGACGACAGGTTTTTCTTCTGTTGATTTCGAGCAGTGGACTGACGCAGGGAAGTACTTTCTTCTCGTCCTTATGTTTGTCGGTGGTTGCGCCGGTTCGACAGGGGGCAGTATTAAAGTAGTCAGGATCTATTTGCTATTAAAACAGGGCTATCGTGAGCTCTACAGGCTTATCCATCCTCATGCTGTCGTTCATGTCAAGTTTAATAAGGGCAAGGTATCCCCGGAGGTTATGGACGCTATCCTGGGCTTTTTCTTTCTTTACATGATTCTTACGGTTTTTGCCATTGTCATCATGAGTTTTCTGGGACTTGATATGATGAGTGCTATTACATCGGTTGCAGCGTCAATCGGTAATATCGGTCCTGGTCTGGGGACCGTAGGACCTTCAGATAATTTCAGCGCTATTCCCGGTTTTGGCAAATGGATATTGAGTTTTTGCATGATTATGGGACGGCTTGAGCTTTATACCCTCCTTATTCTTTTTATCCCCGAATTCTGGAGAAAATAG
- a CDS encoding GAF domain-containing protein: MSDADKDEKEGKEPPEHRGDEFLQTFKKGSEFTQDLLKENERLRYRIVELEEAVRASGGEEVPSKVLEDKVKKLEEEKEEILERIREVEAENQDFANRYVEVEEENNNLANLYIASYQLHSTLDFSEVLQIIMEIIINLVGAEIFGVLLFDEKSNQLTAFATEGMEKEDLPPVKIGEGIIGDVVKSGENYFKESLAETEKIEPLHPMVCIPLKIKERVIGVIVIYKLLQQKDNFRDVDYELFTLLAGHAATAIFGSKLYSESERKLSTIQGFMDLLTK, translated from the coding sequence ATGAGTGACGCTGATAAGGATGAAAAAGAAGGTAAAGAGCCTCCTGAGCATAGAGGAGATGAGTTTCTTCAGACTTTCAAAAAGGGGTCTGAATTTACTCAGGACCTGCTCAAGGAGAATGAGCGGCTCAGGTATCGTATTGTAGAGCTTGAAGAGGCGGTTCGCGCCAGTGGAGGGGAAGAGGTACCTTCTAAAGTCCTTGAGGATAAAGTCAAAAAGCTTGAAGAGGAAAAAGAAGAGATTCTGGAGCGGATCAGAGAAGTTGAAGCGGAAAACCAGGATTTTGCCAATCGCTATGTAGAAGTTGAGGAGGAGAATAACAATCTTGCCAACCTCTACATTGCAAGTTACCAGTTGCATTCCACACTTGATTTTTCAGAAGTTTTACAGATCATTATGGAGATCATTATTAATCTTGTCGGCGCAGAGATTTTTGGTGTTCTCCTTTTTGATGAAAAATCCAACCAGCTTACGGCCTTCGCCACGGAAGGAATGGAAAAGGAAGATCTTCCTCCTGTCAAGATCGGTGAAGGAATTATCGGTGACGTCGTCAAATCGGGTGAAAATTATTTCAAGGAAAGTCTGGCTGAAACAGAGAAAATTGAACCGCTTCATCCCATGGTTTGTATTCCTCTCAAAATTAAAGAGAGGGTTATCGGCGTAATCGTTATTTATAAGCTCCTTCAGCAGAAGGATAACTTCAGGGATGTTGATTATGAACTCTTTACCTTGCTGGCGGGGCATGCCGCGACGGCAATATTCGGCTCAAAGCTTTATTCCGAATCAGAAAGAAAACTGTCAACGATCCAGGGATTCATGGATCTTTTGACCAAGTAA
- a CDS encoding HEAT repeat domain-containing protein: MIDIEKIKSLLQVSDEELRIKGLQYMEGVRSDEAVHLLVNALGDESWRVRKAALLLLVDYGHADKLLPLLINCLRNEDNAGMRNAAIETLERIGEAVVESLFPYIDDDDHDLRKQIVDILGGIGDKRATPYLIKALSDPDENVKSAAAENLGRIGDDEAVKSLVGSLKSKDLLLCYSALEALCRIGKNIPSKEIIPLLDNPLLRKASIDALGNSEEKAALPYLISGLESRSRSTKEAALLSLVKLVESLGKEEELMALIREKSGVLPQLVSSCLSSENEEVLLAVIKLMGWLESIDFIPDLLNFALNEALMPALTEAIRGIGMKGEKIIIDYYYSGPDEIKPAICFFIGEIGSSKGVGLLLDGVKSPIGHVRHSSASSLGKIGDDRAIPFLAPLLKDDYVDVQSAAVGALSLLAKKYRESVLVLLKEGITSDSAVFKRNASHVLASIGKDGNVDLALNALRDEDAVVRKNAVDALGRLGGEEALAHIILSLSDEDKDVRMAAAGHLGEMKCREGFEPLVSLLQDEDIWVKSVALKGLAHIGGEEAAAFISNFLNDDIGLVVIAALEALGSLSLPGYGPVMMEKMESADGEIVKTAIESLSFWNDESFLKKLILMLDHENWDVRASAASLLGNKKVEGLGKVMEEKLAIEDNPIVRDALKEALLKLSSY; the protein is encoded by the coding sequence ATGATTGATATAGAAAAGATAAAATCCCTTCTTCAGGTTTCCGACGAAGAACTCCGTATCAAGGGACTGCAATATATGGAGGGAGTCAGAAGCGATGAGGCAGTTCATCTTTTAGTTAATGCCCTTGGTGATGAAAGCTGGCGAGTAAGAAAAGCGGCCCTGCTCCTTCTTGTTGACTATGGTCATGCAGATAAACTCCTTCCTTTGCTCATCAACTGTCTCCGCAACGAAGATAATGCCGGTATGAGGAATGCCGCTATTGAAACACTGGAGCGTATTGGAGAGGCTGTTGTTGAATCGCTGTTCCCCTATATCGATGATGATGACCACGATTTAAGAAAACAGATTGTAGATATCTTAGGTGGCATCGGAGATAAAAGAGCCACTCCTTATCTCATTAAAGCGCTTTCTGATCCTGATGAAAATGTAAAATCTGCTGCTGCTGAAAATCTTGGCAGGATTGGTGATGACGAAGCCGTTAAATCGCTTGTCGGTTCTTTAAAAAGTAAAGACCTGCTATTATGCTATTCTGCACTGGAGGCGCTTTGCAGAATCGGTAAAAATATTCCCTCTAAAGAGATTATTCCCCTCCTGGACAACCCCCTTTTAAGAAAAGCTTCAATTGATGCGCTCGGTAACTCTGAAGAGAAGGCGGCCCTTCCTTATCTCATTAGTGGCCTCGAATCGAGATCCAGGAGTACGAAAGAGGCAGCCCTTCTTTCCCTCGTTAAACTTGTTGAGTCTCTTGGCAAGGAAGAAGAACTTATGGCTTTAATCAGGGAAAAAAGCGGTGTCTTGCCTCAACTGGTATCGTCATGCCTCAGTTCTGAAAATGAAGAGGTCTTGCTTGCGGTGATCAAGCTTATGGGGTGGCTCGAATCTATTGACTTCATCCCTGATCTGCTAAACTTTGCTCTTAATGAGGCGCTCATGCCTGCCCTTACAGAGGCTATCAGGGGTATTGGAATGAAGGGGGAGAAAATAATCATTGATTATTATTATTCCGGTCCTGATGAGATTAAACCTGCTATCTGTTTTTTTATCGGTGAAATCGGCTCGTCAAAGGGGGTTGGTCTCCTTCTCGATGGAGTGAAAAGCCCTATCGGTCATGTCAGGCATTCAAGCGCTTCATCGCTCGGCAAAATAGGGGATGACAGAGCCATACCCTTTCTCGCCCCCCTGTTGAAAGATGACTATGTCGATGTTCAGTCGGCAGCAGTAGGGGCCTTGTCCCTGCTGGCAAAGAAGTATAGAGAGAGTGTCCTTGTTCTGCTAAAAGAGGGGATCACTTCCGATTCTGCTGTTTTTAAAAGAAATGCCTCGCATGTACTTGCTTCCATAGGCAAAGATGGAAATGTGGACCTTGCCCTCAATGCCCTTAGAGATGAGGATGCCGTTGTCAGGAAAAATGCCGTTGATGCGCTGGGCCGCCTTGGAGGAGAGGAGGCCCTGGCTCATATTATTTTATCACTCAGTGATGAAGATAAGGATGTAAGAATGGCGGCGGCAGGCCACCTCGGTGAAATGAAGTGTAGGGAGGGTTTTGAACCGCTCGTTTCCCTTTTGCAGGATGAAGATATCTGGGTTAAAAGCGTTGCTTTAAAGGGCCTTGCCCATATCGGCGGCGAGGAAGCGGCAGCATTCATTTCAAACTTCCTCAATGATGATATCGGTCTTGTCGTCATTGCCGCTCTTGAAGCGCTCGGTTCATTATCTCTTCCCGGCTATGGTCCTGTTATGATGGAAAAAATGGAAAGCGCCGATGGAGAAATTGTAAAAACTGCTATTGAAAGTCTCTCCTTTTGGAATGATGAAAGCTTTCTGAAAAAACTGATTTTAATGCTTGATCATGAGAACTGGGATGTGAGAGCTTCAGCCGCCTCCCTGTTAGGAAACAAAAAGGTTGAAGGACTTGGAAAGGTGATGGAAGAAAAGCTTGCCATTGAAGATAATCCCATCGTCAGGGATGCCTTGAAAGAAGCGCTGCTCAAACTATCCTCATATTAA
- a CDS encoding M23 family metallopeptidase, which produces MGKDSYTVIVVPQRSSSVKRYKVSKGRVQIVAAVSAAIVVALGWLTYDYVGVKNQIWVLKELREENYAQKDQIRSFADKITTLETQMIKLRQFDAKLRVITNLEKPGVGEQYIGIGGPGESALVDYGNRKDMLIQKMHSELENLQVEAAVQEESFVELQEFLEDKKSLLASTPSVWPVRGWVTSTFGKRVSPFTGTWKMHEGLDIATRAGTPIIAPADGRVTFVGVESGYGKLLVIDHGYGVISRYGHNSEIFIRIGDVVKRGQKIAAVGSTGRSTGPHLHYEVRVNGVPVNPKNYILN; this is translated from the coding sequence ATGGGGAAAGACTCCTATACCGTTATAGTTGTTCCTCAAAGGTCATCCAGTGTTAAAAGATATAAAGTGTCCAAAGGGCGCGTTCAGATCGTTGCAGCGGTTTCTGCGGCTATTGTTGTTGCTTTAGGCTGGCTCACCTACGACTATGTTGGTGTGAAGAATCAGATCTGGGTACTGAAGGAACTCAGGGAAGAAAATTATGCCCAGAAAGACCAGATAAGATCATTTGCGGATAAAATAACAACGCTTGAGACGCAGATGATCAAGCTGCGTCAGTTCGATGCCAAGTTACGGGTCATTACAAACCTTGAAAAACCCGGCGTTGGTGAGCAGTATATCGGTATTGGCGGTCCGGGGGAAAGCGCGCTCGTTGATTATGGCAACAGAAAAGATATGCTTATCCAGAAGATGCACTCTGAACTGGAAAACCTTCAGGTTGAAGCTGCGGTTCAGGAAGAGAGCTTTGTCGAACTGCAGGAGTTTTTGGAAGATAAAAAGTCTCTCCTTGCATCGACTCCTTCCGTATGGCCTGTAAGGGGTTGGGTGACATCGACCTTTGGAAAGCGTGTTTCACCATTCACTGGAACCTGGAAAATGCATGAAGGGCTCGATATTGCAACCAGGGCCGGCACACCGATTATTGCCCCCGCTGACGGCAGGGTAACTTTTGTAGGTGTTGAATCGGGCTATGGAAAATTGCTGGTTATTGATCATGGTTATGGTGTTATTTCAAGATACGGCCATAATTCAGAAATATTTATTAGAATCGGTGATGTCGTCAAAAGAGGGCAGAAAATTGCCGCTGTCGGCAGCACAGGCAGGTCAACGGGGCCGCATCTTCATTATGAAGTACGTGTCAACGGCGTTCCCGTTAATCCGAAAAATTATATTCTAAATTAA
- a CDS encoding chemotaxis response regulator protein-glutamate methylesterase gives MKKTRVLVIDDSAFNRRTISEMLEKSPHIEVIGTASDGEEGLKKAFSLKPDIITVDLEMPIMNGFTFLRLLMSRMPIPVIVVSSRDDDANVFKALDFGAVDFLAKPTARISRDLLNIEKDIISKVRMVSELRMDNIKKRVALKQRVSRVAKKEQNYIAPREGGTYDVLAIGSSTGGPPALQSIFTSLPKDLPLSVVVSQHMPKGFTQAFAERLNRLSDLRIKEAEDGDVLDKGSVLIAPGGTHMTLFGKGEDTLVRIRGKSLDDTYAPSIDKLFTSVSENYESRSIGLVLTGMGSDGKRGVIDLKKRGAYVMAESEESAIVYGMPKEAVNTGKVDKILPLEKIPHEIINLCHNKGLG, from the coding sequence ATGAAGAAAACCAGGGTTCTTGTTATCGATGATTCGGCCTTCAACAGAAGAACCATTTCCGAAATGCTTGAGAAGTCGCCCCACATTGAAGTTATCGGGACTGCGTCTGATGGGGAAGAAGGTCTGAAAAAAGCATTTTCACTCAAACCGGATATTATTACTGTTGACCTGGAAATGCCCATAATGAACGGTTTCACTTTTCTCAGGCTTTTAATGAGCAGAATGCCTATTCCTGTCATTGTCGTCAGTTCCAGAGATGATGATGCCAATGTTTTTAAGGCGCTTGATTTTGGGGCCGTCGATTTTCTGGCAAAGCCCACGGCCAGAATATCAAGGGACCTTCTCAATATAGAAAAGGATATTATCTCCAAGGTGAGAATGGTATCCGAACTCCGTATGGATAATATAAAAAAAAGGGTAGCCCTTAAACAAAGGGTCTCAAGGGTCGCTAAGAAAGAGCAAAACTATATTGCTCCCCGGGAGGGTGGAACTTATGACGTCCTTGCAATCGGTTCCTCAACGGGAGGCCCTCCGGCCCTTCAGTCCATATTTACATCGCTTCCCAAAGACCTTCCTCTTTCTGTTGTCGTTTCCCAGCACATGCCTAAAGGCTTTACGCAGGCATTTGCAGAGCGCTTAAACCGATTGAGTGATTTACGCATCAAGGAGGCTGAAGACGGAGACGTACTGGACAAGGGAAGCGTGTTGATTGCTCCCGGAGGAACCCATATGACCTTATTCGGTAAAGGAGAGGATACGCTGGTACGCATAAGAGGTAAATCGTTGGATGATACCTATGCACCCTCTATCGATAAATTGTTTACATCCGTTTCGGAGAATTATGAAAGCAGGTCCATAGGGCTGGTTCTTACAGGGATGGGATCGGATGGAAAAAGGGGGGTCATCGATCTCAAGAAAAGAGGGGCTTATGTAATGGCCGAATCCGAGGAGTCGGCCATTGTTTATGGCATGCCCAAGGAAGCCGTCAATACGGGAAAGGTTGATAAAATCCTTCCCCTTGAAAAAATTCCTCATGAAATTATTAATTTATGTCATAACAAGGGATTGGGTTGA